Proteins encoded within one genomic window of Legionella sp. PC997:
- the hisB gene encoding bifunctional histidinol-phosphatase/imidazoleglycerol-phosphate dehydratase HisB → MQKILFIDRDGTLIEEPFDFQVDSLDKIKLTPHVIPSLLQLQKEGFQFIMVSNQNGVGTSSFPEDDFMICHEFTLDLFSSQGIFFEEIFICPHMPEENCLCRKPKTGLVDQFLRKRVIDTSCSWVIGDRDTDRQFADNLGIKFLPISPKHGWEQVTQTLLNQKRSAVIQRITKETHISLTLMLDTDQNNIINTPIPFFNHMLEQVAKHGGFNLEIYAHGDVEVDDHHLIEDTALALGESLKKALGDKWGINRYGFTLPMDEALASIAIDISGRGFCEFKGQFTREFVGGMATEMVPHFFNSLATALGATIHIEVKGQNHHHMIEACFKSLGRALGQACMKTNNALPSTKGVL, encoded by the coding sequence ATGCAAAAAATCTTATTTATTGATCGTGATGGCACTTTAATTGAGGAACCTTTTGATTTTCAAGTAGATTCTTTAGATAAAATTAAACTCACACCTCATGTGATTCCCTCATTACTGCAATTACAAAAAGAAGGATTCCAATTTATTATGGTGAGCAATCAAAATGGAGTAGGTACCTCTTCCTTCCCTGAAGATGATTTTATGATTTGTCATGAATTTACTTTGGACCTGTTTTCTTCACAGGGGATATTTTTTGAGGAAATATTTATTTGTCCTCACATGCCTGAGGAAAATTGTTTGTGTCGAAAACCAAAAACAGGTTTGGTAGATCAATTTCTAAGAAAAAGAGTGATCGACACATCATGTTCCTGGGTTATTGGTGATAGAGATACAGATCGACAATTTGCGGATAATCTAGGTATTAAATTCCTGCCAATCTCACCGAAACATGGCTGGGAACAAGTGACCCAAACCCTGTTGAATCAAAAGCGAAGTGCAGTGATTCAAAGAATAACAAAAGAGACTCATATCAGCCTGACCTTAATGTTGGATACAGATCAAAATAATATCATAAACACACCGATACCCTTTTTTAATCACATGCTGGAGCAAGTAGCCAAACATGGCGGATTTAATCTTGAAATATATGCCCATGGGGATGTGGAAGTTGATGATCATCATCTAATAGAAGACACCGCCCTCGCTTTAGGTGAAAGCCTAAAAAAGGCACTTGGTGACAAATGGGGGATTAACCGTTATGGATTTACCTTGCCCATGGATGAAGCTTTAGCTTCTATCGCTATTGATATCAGTGGGAGAGGTTTTTGCGAGTTCAAAGGCCAATTTACTCGAGAGTTTGTGGGAGGGATGGCAACGGAAATGGTACCTCATTTCTTTAATTCATTAGCCACTGCACTGGGTGCAACCATTCACATTGAAGTGAAAGGTCAAAATCATCACCACATGATCGAAGCCTGTTTCAAATCTTTAGGTAGAGCTCTAGGCCAGGCCTGTATGAAAACAAACAATGCGCTGCCATCGACTAAGGGGGTATTATGA
- the hisD gene encoding histidinol dehydrogenase — MLSIKTWQALSQEEKEICLTRPMQTSSVKSKVSEIIKHVRTFGDQALFAFTEQFDGAFLKSLQIPMQKIETACITRASLNAINEAIKTITAYHQALLPENKNISTAKGVNIYCTYRPIQRVGLYIPGGNKTPLVSSLLMQAIPALVAGCPIKILCTPPDASGSINEHLLVAARLCGIDTIYTIGGAQAIAAMAYGTETILKVDKIFGPGNSYVTEAKTLVSSDPAGAAIDMPAGPSEVMILADDRANPAFVAADLLAQAEHGVDSQVILICDTLQFAEQVNQQLQTQFIRLSRTQIIKQSLANSLIIICADKTAQLNMINFYAPEHLIINREDAEDLLDQIYSVGTVFLGSWAAETLGDYVTGSNHVLPTNGYAKNHNGLSTLDFLTRFNVQSISEEGIKTLGPSAITLARIEGLDAHAQAVAIRLNSLEI; from the coding sequence ATGTTATCCATTAAAACTTGGCAAGCCCTATCTCAAGAGGAAAAAGAAATCTGTTTAACTCGCCCCATGCAAACCTCCTCAGTGAAAAGCAAGGTAAGCGAGATTATTAAACACGTGCGAACGTTTGGGGATCAAGCCTTATTTGCATTCACAGAACAGTTCGATGGTGCTTTTTTGAAAAGCCTGCAAATCCCCATGCAAAAAATTGAAACCGCCTGCATCACTCGTGCTTCTCTTAATGCTATTAATGAGGCTATCAAAACCATAACTGCTTACCACCAGGCCCTACTCCCGGAAAATAAAAATATAAGCACCGCAAAAGGAGTGAATATTTATTGTACCTATAGGCCAATCCAACGCGTAGGGTTGTATATCCCTGGAGGCAACAAAACGCCTTTGGTTTCTTCATTGTTAATGCAAGCTATACCTGCATTGGTTGCAGGATGTCCCATAAAAATATTATGTACGCCTCCTGATGCATCAGGTTCGATTAATGAACATTTACTTGTTGCCGCACGTTTATGTGGCATAGATACCATTTACACAATCGGAGGAGCTCAAGCCATTGCTGCGATGGCTTATGGAACTGAAACGATTCTTAAAGTAGATAAGATTTTTGGACCAGGAAACAGTTATGTCACGGAAGCAAAAACTCTGGTTTCATCAGATCCAGCTGGTGCGGCTATAGATATGCCAGCAGGCCCTTCCGAGGTGATGATCCTGGCCGACGATCGAGCAAACCCAGCATTTGTCGCTGCGGATCTACTTGCCCAAGCTGAACATGGAGTCGATTCTCAAGTAATTTTGATTTGCGACACCCTTCAGTTCGCAGAACAAGTTAATCAACAGCTACAAACACAATTTATTCGCTTATCCAGAACTCAAATAATCAAACAATCTCTTGCAAATAGTTTGATTATTATATGTGCAGATAAGACAGCTCAATTAAATATGATTAACTTCTATGCCCCGGAACACTTGATTATAAATCGCGAAGATGCAGAAGATTTACTGGATCAGATTTATAGCGTAGGTACTGTTTTTCTTGGGTCTTGGGCTGCTGAAACACTTGGTGATTATGTAACAGGCTCAAATCATGTATTACCCACAAATGGTTATGCCAAAAATCATAATGGTCTGAGTACACTCGATTTCCTAACTCGTTTTAATGTGCAATCGATTAGTGAGGAAGGCATTAAAACTTTAGGACCTTCCGCAATAACACTGGCACGAATTGAAGGTTTGGATGCTCATGCACAGGCTGTAGCCATTAGGTTGAACTCATTGGAGATTTAA
- the hisC gene encoding histidinol-phosphate transaminase, translating to MSVLNLIRPELLNKKPYVYNSAPKCRLHANELPWSVLNTDIDLNFYPEKNLLDQLQEQLAKRYQVDSNQMVLTRGSDDGIDLITRLFLSAGQDACMQFSPTFSMYEFYVYLQNAQLIECSLNPCNNFELSLADVRNSWQKNCKLIFLCNPNNPTANLIDLDFIASLCDEYKNRSIIVVDEAYIEFAQAQSATSLITQFENIIVLRTLSKAYGLANLRLGIILAQEHVIQAFNKIMPPFPLSSVVIDLALRALEKPEWLMQSISTIKESRAQLVKELQFFPAIKKVYPTETNFLLVQTDYALELTSWFVNQGIAIKSFLTNSLLHEHIRITVGSESQNQLLLRALSSFQNNISGCKNAKNLIY from the coding sequence ATGTCTGTACTTAACTTAATACGCCCTGAATTATTAAACAAAAAACCCTATGTTTATAATAGTGCCCCTAAATGCCGATTGCATGCCAATGAGCTTCCTTGGTCTGTATTAAATACGGATATCGATTTGAATTTTTATCCAGAAAAAAATCTGCTTGACCAGTTACAAGAACAATTGGCAAAACGTTATCAAGTTGATTCAAATCAAATGGTATTAACTCGAGGATCTGATGATGGAATTGATTTAATTACTCGTTTATTTTTGAGTGCGGGCCAAGATGCATGCATGCAGTTCTCACCTACCTTTTCCATGTATGAATTTTATGTGTACCTCCAGAATGCACAACTTATTGAATGTTCGTTAAATCCTTGCAACAATTTCGAACTATCACTAGCAGATGTGCGAAATAGTTGGCAAAAAAATTGTAAGCTTATTTTTTTGTGTAATCCTAATAATCCTACTGCAAATCTAATCGATCTGGATTTTATTGCTTCTCTTTGTGATGAATATAAAAATCGCTCCATTATTGTTGTAGATGAGGCGTATATCGAATTTGCTCAAGCTCAAAGTGCAACATCACTAATTACCCAATTCGAAAATATAATTGTTTTGCGTACTCTTTCCAAAGCTTATGGCTTAGCTAATCTTCGTTTAGGGATTATTTTAGCCCAAGAACATGTAATTCAAGCTTTTAATAAAATTATGCCCCCCTTTCCGCTTTCCAGTGTAGTGATTGATCTTGCGCTACGTGCATTGGAAAAACCCGAATGGTTGATGCAGTCGATTAGCACAATTAAAGAATCTCGAGCACAGTTAGTGAAGGAATTACAATTCTTTCCTGCGATTAAAAAAGTCTATCCGACTGAAACAAACTTCCTTCTTGTCCAAACCGACTATGCCCTGGAATTAACTTCTTGGTTTGTTAATCAAGGCATAGCAATCAAAAGCTTTTTAACTAATTCATTACTCCATGAACATATACGGATCACCGTTGGTAGTGAGTCACAAAATCAGCTTTTGCTACGGGCTTTATCTTCTTTTCAAAACAATATTTCTGGATGTAAAAATGCAAAAAATCTTATTTATTGA